From a single Anaerolineales bacterium genomic region:
- a CDS encoding thioredoxin domain-containing protein → MGKFPSIKTLSIGAGMSNNKEISKRQARKQQVRRKEQRSRLLGIGLVTAGALFIAFLFIYPNVRPIGEIVSAPEVERGIVDFNTAGDPNAPIKIEEYSDYQCPYCRIFFENTEDALTQSYIANGTVHFVYRSFGSFIGAESGRAAEASYCAGDQDKFWDMHDIIFANQTGENAGSYTDRRLTAFAEEIGLDMDEFGSCFNGGKYADRVEEDFKDGVEAGIRATPSFVMTYTVNGETKTRVIEGAQPFDVFQQEIEAALAEIGQ, encoded by the coding sequence ATGGGAAAATTCCCGTCAATTAAAACTTTAAGCATAGGAGCCGGTATGAGCAATAATAAAGAAATAAGCAAAAGACAGGCGCGCAAGCAGCAGGTACGCCGCAAAGAGCAGCGTTCGCGTCTATTGGGTATTGGATTGGTAACGGCAGGGGCACTTTTCATTGCCTTTTTATTCATTTATCCGAATGTGCGACCAATCGGTGAGATCGTGTCTGCGCCTGAGGTTGAGCGCGGGATCGTTGATTTCAATACGGCGGGCGATCCGAACGCTCCGATCAAGATCGAGGAATATTCGGATTACCAATGTCCTTACTGCCGCATTTTCTTTGAGAATACTGAAGATGCCTTGACCCAGAGTTATATTGCCAACGGGACAGTTCATTTCGTTTATCGTTCATTTGGCTCGTTCATTGGCGCAGAATCAGGCAGGGCGGCGGAAGCCTCCTACTGTGCGGGCGATCAGGATAAATTCTGGGATATGCACGATATAATTTTTGCCAACCAGACCGGCGAAAATGCTGGATCCTACACGGATCGCCGCCTGACTGCATTTGCCGAGGAGATCGGTCTCGATATGGATGAGTTCGGCTCCTGTTTCAATGGTGGAAAATACGCAGACCGTGTAGAAGAAGATTTCAAGGATGGGGTTGAAGCTGGTATCCGCGCTACGCCTTCCTTCGTTATGACCTATACCGTCAATGGCGAGACGAAGACAAGAGTGATCGAAGGTGCCCAGCCTTTCGATGTCTTCCAGCAGGAGATCGAAGCTGCCCTGGCGGAGATTGGTCAATAA
- a CDS encoding response regulator transcription factor yields MKQHRTSILIVDDHEVVRNGIRSYLENLSDFHVIGEAASGEEALEMVSELIPEIVLLDLILPGMDGIETTRRIKQISPRSQVVVLTSYHEDIHIFPALKAGAISYILKDMKMDKLVEVLHRAVHGEVTLHPRVAARVLQNIRSENSEEQPLFTELTDRETDVLKLIANGLSNSQIAEKLVISENTVKGHVSNILSKLHLADRTQVAVYAWQQGIVNRQSSIK; encoded by the coding sequence ATGAAGCAACACCGCACCAGCATCTTAATCGTGGATGACCATGAGGTAGTCCGCAATGGGATTCGCTCCTATCTTGAAAATTTGTCCGATTTTCACGTCATCGGCGAAGCAGCCTCCGGCGAAGAAGCATTGGAGATGGTATCCGAATTGATCCCCGAAATCGTGTTATTGGATTTGATCTTGCCCGGCATGGACGGGATCGAGACAACACGGCGGATAAAGCAAATCAGTCCGCGCTCACAAGTGGTGGTACTTACCTCCTACCATGAAGATATCCATATCTTCCCAGCTTTGAAGGCGGGGGCAATTTCCTATATTCTGAAAGATATGAAAATGGATAAACTTGTGGAGGTTCTGCACCGCGCAGTCCACGGCGAGGTGACATTACATCCACGTGTAGCCGCACGGGTCTTGCAAAATATCCGCAGTGAAAACAGCGAGGAACAGCCCCTGTTCACGGAATTGACCGATCGTGAAACGGATGTGTTGAAACTCATCGCAAACGGACTCTCCAACAGTCAGATCGCAGAAAAACTGGTGATCAGCGAGAACACAGTAAAAGGACATGTCAGTAATATTCTCAGCAAATTACATCTGGCAGACCGCACCCAAGTTGCAGTATATGCCTGGCAGCAAGGCATCGTAAACCGCCAAAGTTCGATAAAGTAA